The following are from one region of the Gemmatimonadaceae bacterium genome:
- a CDS encoding RNA polymerase subunit sigma-70, translated as EQTAESLGISPATVKRDWTFARAFLQREMDGA; from the coding sequence GAGCAGACCGCCGAGTCGTTAGGCATCTCCCCGGCGACGGTCAAGCGTGACTGGACCTTTGCCCGCGCCTTCCTGCAGCGGGAGATGGACGGCGCGTGA